One region of Camelina sativa cultivar DH55 chromosome 6, Cs, whole genome shotgun sequence genomic DNA includes:
- the LOC104793181 gene encoding seed biotin-containing protein SBP65-like isoform X1, which produces MASEQARRENKVTEREVKVEKDRVPKMTSHFESMAEQGKDSDTHKHQTEGGGTETQFVSLSDKGSNMPVSDEGEGDTKMKRTQMPHSVGKFVMSSESGTGKKDEKKEHEKASLEDIRGHRANAQQKSMDTIRAAEERYNKAKEGLSHGGQEARSRGGHEMEGKGRDSGVHVSHFKPVGGGGGAAAVFGHEARGRAGEEKESGVHGFHGEKARHAQLLATGGEEMKERERQESTGGGGRSATGTVAEKGRQAKESVGQGAQKTGSAASEKTQRASSYVTEKGRETGQVAAQKGQEAKEQAVRAKDYTMEKAGEAKDTAAEKARRASEYATEKGRETGNTAAEQAARAKDYTLQKAVEAKDIAAENAQKASEYVTEKGKVAGNVASQKGQEAASMTAKAKDYTVQKAGEAAGYVKEATVEGGKGAAHYAGVAAEKAATVGWTAAHFTTEKVVQGTKAVAGTVEGVVGYAGHKAVEVGSKAVDLTKEKAAVAADTVVGYTAKKKEEAQHRDQEMHQGGEEEKRPGFVKEARRGFGEEYGEERGSEKDVYGYGSKGMSGEARRDVGEEYGGERRTEKDVFGYGTKGMVGEARRDVGEEYGGGRGSERYVQEGGVGAGGVLGAIGETIAEIAQTTKNIVIGDEPVRTHEPGATDPEYVMRQQHGQR; this is translated from the exons ATGGCGTCAGAGCAAGCAAGGAGGGAGAACAAGGTAACGGAGAGAGAAGTTAAGGTGGAGAAAGACAGAGTCCCGAAGATGACGAGTCATTTCGAGTCCATGGCCGAACAAGGCAAAGATTCCGATACGCATAAGCATCAAACAGAAGGTGGTGGTACTGAGACACAGTTCGTGTCACTCTCAGACAAGGGGAGTAACATGCCGGTTTCTGATGAAGGAGAAGGGGATACAAAGATGAAGAGGACTCAAATGCCTCACTCCGTTGGGAAATTCGTGATGAGCAGTGAATCTGGGACGGGGAAGAAGGATGAGAAGAAGGAGCATGAGAAGGCGTCTCTAGAGGATATTCGTGGACATAGAGCCAATGCTCAGCAGAAGTCAATGGATACGATACGAGCAGCAGAGGAACGGTATAACAAGGCTAAGGAAGGTTTGAGCCATGGTGGGCAAGAAGCTCGTAGCAGAGGAGGTCATGAAATGGAGGGAAAAGGGAGGGACAGTGGTGTCCATGTTTCTCACTTTAAGcctgttggtggtggtggaggagctgCAGCTGTCTTCGGCCATGAAGCTCGTGGCAGAgcaggagaagaaaaagagagtggTGTCCATGGTTTTCATGGGGAGAAAGCACGCCATGCTCAGCTTTTGGCTACCGGAGGTGAGGAGATGAAAGAGCGTGAACGTCAAGAATCAACCGGTGGTGGTGGTCGGAGTGCAACAGGTACAGTGGCTGAGAAAGGACGGCAAGCTAAAGAAAGTGTTGGACAAGGTGCTCAGAAAACGGGAAGCGCTGCAAGTGAGAAAACTCAGAGAGCTTCCAGTTACGTGACGGAGAAAGGAAGGGAAACTGGACAAGTGGCGGCTCAGAAAGGACAGGAGGCAAAGGAACAAGCTGTGAGAGCTAAAGATTACACTATGGAGAAAGCTGGTGAAGCTAAAGATACGGCGGCTGAGAAAGCTCGGAGAGCTTCAGAGTATGCGACAGAGAAAGGAAGGGAAACGGGAAACACGGCGGCTGAACAGGCTGCCAGAGCAAAAGACTACACTCTGCAGAAAGCAGTTGAAGCTAAAGACATTGCGGCTGAGAACGCTCAGAAAGCTTCCGAGTACGTGACAGAGAAAGGGAAAGTAGCTGGGAACGTTGCATCTCAAAAAGGACAAGAGGCGGCTTCAATGACAGCTAAAGCAAAAGATTACACTGTTCAGAAAGCCGGTGAAGCGGCTGGGTACGTAAAAGAAGCAACGGTGGAAGGAGGAAAAGGAGCGGCACATTACGCCGGAGTGGCAGCTGAGAAAGCGGCTACGGTTGGCTGGACAGCGGCACATTTCACCACAGAGAAAGTGGTGCAAGGAACAAAAGCGGTAGCTGGTACAGTGGAAGGAGTGGTGGGGTACGCAGGGCATAAAGCGGTGGAAGTAGGATCTAAGGCAGTGGATTTGACTAAGGAAAAAGCTGCGGTGGCTGCTGATACGGTGGTTGGGTATAcggcaaagaagaaagaagaagctcaacACAGAGACCAAGAGATGCACCAG GGAGGTGAGGAAGAGAAGCGACCAGGGTTTGTCAAAGAAGCAAGGAGAGGCTTTGGAGAAGAGTACGGAGAAGAAAGAGGGAGTGAGAAAGATGTATACGGTTATGGATCAAAAGGAATGTCCGGAGAAGCGAGGAGAGATGTTGGGGAGGAGTACGGAGGAGAAAGAAGGACTGAGAAAGATGTCTTCGGATATGGAACAAAAGGAATGGTCGGAGAAGCGAGGAGAGATGTCGGAGAGGAAtacggaggaggaagaggcaGTGAGAGATATGTCCAAGAAGGAGGAGTTGGGGCGGGAGGAGTGCTTGGGGCAATCGGCGAGACTATAGCTGAGATTGCGCAAACGACTAAGAACATTGTGATTGGAGATGAGCCTGTGAGGACGCATGAACCTGGAGCTACTGATCCTGAGTATGTGATGAGACAGCAACATGGACAACGTTGA
- the LOC104793181 gene encoding seed biotin-containing protein SBP65-like isoform X2, producing the protein MASEQARRENKVTEREVKVEKDRVPKMTSHFESMAEQGKDSDTHKHQTEGGGTETQFVSLSDKGSNMPVSDEGEGDTKMKRTQMPHSVGKFVMSSESGTGKKDEKKEHEKASLEDIRGHRANAQQKSMDTIRAAEERYNKAKEGLSHGGQEARSRGGHEMEGKGRDSGVHVSHFKPVGGGGGAAAVFGHEARGRAGEEKESGVHGFHGEKARHAQLLATGGEEMKERERQESTGGGGRSATGTVAEKGRQAKESVGQGAQKTGSAASEKTQRASSYVTEKGRETGQVAAQKGQEAKEQAVRAKDYTMEKAGEAKDTAAEKARRASEYATEKGRETGNTAAEQAARAKDYTLQKAVEAKDIAAENAQKASEYVTEKGKVAGNVASQKGQEAASMTAKAKDYTVQKAGEAAGYVKEATVEGGKGAAHYAGVAAEKAATVGWTAAHFTTEKVVQGTKAVAGTVEGVVGYAGHKAVEVGSKAVDLTKEKAAVAADTVVGYTAKKKEEAQHRDQEMHQVRKRSDQGLSKKQGEALEKSTEKKEGVRKMYTVMDQKECPEKRGEMLGRSTEEKEGLRKMSSDMEQKEWSEKRGEMSERNTEEEEAVRDMSKKEELGREECLGQSARL; encoded by the exons ATGGCGTCAGAGCAAGCAAGGAGGGAGAACAAGGTAACGGAGAGAGAAGTTAAGGTGGAGAAAGACAGAGTCCCGAAGATGACGAGTCATTTCGAGTCCATGGCCGAACAAGGCAAAGATTCCGATACGCATAAGCATCAAACAGAAGGTGGTGGTACTGAGACACAGTTCGTGTCACTCTCAGACAAGGGGAGTAACATGCCGGTTTCTGATGAAGGAGAAGGGGATACAAAGATGAAGAGGACTCAAATGCCTCACTCCGTTGGGAAATTCGTGATGAGCAGTGAATCTGGGACGGGGAAGAAGGATGAGAAGAAGGAGCATGAGAAGGCGTCTCTAGAGGATATTCGTGGACATAGAGCCAATGCTCAGCAGAAGTCAATGGATACGATACGAGCAGCAGAGGAACGGTATAACAAGGCTAAGGAAGGTTTGAGCCATGGTGGGCAAGAAGCTCGTAGCAGAGGAGGTCATGAAATGGAGGGAAAAGGGAGGGACAGTGGTGTCCATGTTTCTCACTTTAAGcctgttggtggtggtggaggagctgCAGCTGTCTTCGGCCATGAAGCTCGTGGCAGAgcaggagaagaaaaagagagtggTGTCCATGGTTTTCATGGGGAGAAAGCACGCCATGCTCAGCTTTTGGCTACCGGAGGTGAGGAGATGAAAGAGCGTGAACGTCAAGAATCAACCGGTGGTGGTGGTCGGAGTGCAACAGGTACAGTGGCTGAGAAAGGACGGCAAGCTAAAGAAAGTGTTGGACAAGGTGCTCAGAAAACGGGAAGCGCTGCAAGTGAGAAAACTCAGAGAGCTTCCAGTTACGTGACGGAGAAAGGAAGGGAAACTGGACAAGTGGCGGCTCAGAAAGGACAGGAGGCAAAGGAACAAGCTGTGAGAGCTAAAGATTACACTATGGAGAAAGCTGGTGAAGCTAAAGATACGGCGGCTGAGAAAGCTCGGAGAGCTTCAGAGTATGCGACAGAGAAAGGAAGGGAAACGGGAAACACGGCGGCTGAACAGGCTGCCAGAGCAAAAGACTACACTCTGCAGAAAGCAGTTGAAGCTAAAGACATTGCGGCTGAGAACGCTCAGAAAGCTTCCGAGTACGTGACAGAGAAAGGGAAAGTAGCTGGGAACGTTGCATCTCAAAAAGGACAAGAGGCGGCTTCAATGACAGCTAAAGCAAAAGATTACACTGTTCAGAAAGCCGGTGAAGCGGCTGGGTACGTAAAAGAAGCAACGGTGGAAGGAGGAAAAGGAGCGGCACATTACGCCGGAGTGGCAGCTGAGAAAGCGGCTACGGTTGGCTGGACAGCGGCACATTTCACCACAGAGAAAGTGGTGCAAGGAACAAAAGCGGTAGCTGGTACAGTGGAAGGAGTGGTGGGGTACGCAGGGCATAAAGCGGTGGAAGTAGGATCTAAGGCAGTGGATTTGACTAAGGAAAAAGCTGCGGTGGCTGCTGATACGGTGGTTGGGTATAcggcaaagaagaaagaagaagctcaacACAGAGACCAAGAGATGCACCAG GTGAGGAAGAGAAGCGACCAGGGTTTGTCAAAGAAGCAAGGAGAGGCTTTGGAGAAGAGTACGGAGAAGAAAGAGGGAGTGAGAAAGATGTATACGGTTATGGATCAAAAGGAATGTCCGGAGAAGCGAGGAGAGATGTTGGGGAGGAGTACGGAGGAGAAAGAAGGACTGAGAAAGATGTCTTCGGATATGGAACAAAAGGAATGGTCGGAGAAGCGAGGAGAGATGTCGGAGAGGAAtacggaggaggaagaggcaGTGAGAGATATGTCCAAGAAGGAGGAGTTGGGGCGGGAGGAGTGCTTGGGGCAATCGGCGAGACTATAG
- the LOC104793182 gene encoding protein trichome birefringence-like 39 isoform X2 — MGFTSRGNPSFFFFFFFLCLSTVSAYINNNTSSNNGEEVVRRELASGRCNWFRGNWVYDVKYPLYDPYKCPFIDPQFNCKKYGRPDNAYLKYRWQPSSCSLPRFNGLYFLRRMRGKKIMFVGDSLSTNMWQSLSCLIHAWVPNTRYTLLRQKGLASLTFEEYGVTLMLYRTQFLVDLNVEKVGRVLKLNSIKQGNMWRGMDVLIFNSWHWWTHTEHIQPWDYMEDGNRLYKDMNRLIAFYKGMTTWARWVNAYVDPSKTKVFFNGVSPTHYEGKDWGEPMNSCRSQTQPFYGRRYPGGTPMAWVVLNKVMRRLRKPVHWLDITGLSQLRKDAHPSAFSGNHPGNDCSHWCLPGLPDTWNVLFYSTLFSS; from the exons ATGGGTTTCACTTCCCGAGGaaacccttcttttttcttcttcttcttcttcctctgtctctCCACCGTCTCTGcttacatcaacaacaacacaagcaGCAACAATGGAGAAGAAGTAGTAAGAAGAGAGCTAGCTTCTGGGAGATGCAATTGGTTCAGAGGGAACTGGGTTTATGATGTGAAGTACCCACTTTATGATCCTTACAAGTGCCCATTCATAGATCCTCAGTTCAACTGTAAGAAGTATGGTCGTCCTGACAATGCTTATCTTAAGTATCGATGGCAACCATCTTCTTGCTCTCTCCCcag ATTCAATGGGTTGTATTTCTTGAGGAGGATGAGAGGGAAGAAGATAATGTTCGTTGGAGATTCACTGAGCACAAACATGTGGCAGTCTCTTTCTTGTCTGATTCATGCTTGGGTTCCTAACACTCGTTACACTCTTCTTCGCCAAAAGGGTCTCGCTTCACTTACCTTCGAG GAATACGGAGTGACGTTGATGCTTTACAGAACACAGTTCTTAGTAGATCTGAATGTGGAAAAAGTTGGGAGAGTGCTTAAGCTAAATTCCATTAAGCAAGGCAACATGTGGAGAGGCATGGacgttttgatttttaactcgTGGCATTGGTGGACTCACACCGAGCACATCCAGCC GTGGGACTACATGGAAGATGGAAATAGATTGTACAAAGACATGAACCGGCTCATTGCTTTTTACAAAGGAATGACCACTTGGGCTCGATGGGTTAATGCTTACGTCGATCCTTCTAAGACCAAAGTCTTCTTCAACGGCGTGTCGCCGACTCATTACGA ggGAAAGGATTGGGGAGAGCCAATGAACTCATGTAGGAGTCAGACGCAGCCATTCTACGGAAGGAG GTATCCAGGAGGGACACCAATGGCTTGGGTGGTACTAAACAAAGTGATGAGAAGATTGAGGAAACCGGTCCATTGGCTCGACATAACGGGTCTCTCTCAGCTTCGTAAAGATGCTCATCCTTCAGCTTTCAGTGGGAACCATCCTGGTAATGACTGTAGCCATTGGTGTCTTCCTGGCTTGCCTGATACTTGGAACGTGCTCTTTTACTCTACTCTTTTCTCTTCCTAa
- the LOC104793182 gene encoding protein trichome birefringence-like 39 isoform X1, whose amino-acid sequence MGFTSRGNPSFFFFFFFLCLSTVSAYINNNTSSNNGEEVVRRELASGRCNWFRGNWVYDVKYPLYDPYKCPFIDPQFNCKKYGRPDNAYLKYRWQPSSCSLPRFNGLYFLRRMRGKKIMFVGDSLSTNMWQSLSCLIHAWVPNTRYTLLRQKGLASLTFEEYGVTLMLYRTQFLVDLNVEKVGRVLKLNSIKQGNMWRGMDVLIFNSWHWWTHTEHIQPWDYMEDGNRLYKDMNRLIAFYKGMTTWARWVNAYVDPSKTKVFFNGVSPTHYEGKDWGEPMNSCRSQTQPFYGRRYPGGTPMAWVVLNKVMRRLRKPVHWLDITGLSQLRKDAHPSAFSGNHPGNDCSHWCLPGLPDTWNVLFYSTLFSS is encoded by the exons ATGGGTTTCACTTCCCGAGGaaacccttcttttttcttcttcttcttcttcctctgtctctCCACCGTCTCTGcttacatcaacaacaacacaagcaGCAACAATGGAGAAGAAGTAGTAAGAAGAGAGCTAGCTTCTGGGAGATGCAATTGGTTCAGAGGGAACTGGGTTTATGATGTGAAGTACCCACTTTATGATCCTTACAAGTGCCCATTCATAGATCCTCAGTTCAACTGTAAGAAGTATGGTCGTCCTGACAATGCTTATCTTAAGTATCGATGGCAACCATCTTCTTGCTCTCTCCCcag ATTCAATGGGTTGTATTTCTTGAGGAGGATGAGAGGGAAGAAGATAATGTTCGTTGGAGATTCACTGAGCACAAACATGTGGCAGTCTCTTTCTTGTCTGATTCATGCTTGGGTTCCTAACACTCGTTACACTCTTCTTCGCCAAAAGGGTCTCGCTTCACTTACCTTCGAG GAATACGGAGTGACGTTGATGCTTTACAGAACACAGTTCTTAGTAGATCTGAATGTGGAAAAAGTTGGGAGAGTGCTTAAGCTAAATTCCATTAAGCAAGGCAACATGTGGAGAGGCATGGacgttttgatttttaactcgTGGCATTGGTGGACTCACACCGAGCACATCCAGCC GTGGGACTACATGGAAGATGGAAATAGATTGTACAAAGACATGAACCGGCTCATTGCTTTTTACAAAGGAATGACCACTTGGGCTCGATGGGTTAATGCTTACGTCGATCCTTCTAAGACCAAAGTCTTCTTCAACGGCGTGTCGCCGACTCATTACGA ggGAAAGGATTGGGGAGAGCCAATGAACTCATGTAGGAGTCAGACGCAGCCATTCTACGGAAGGAGGTATCCAGGAGGGACACCAATGGCTTGGGTGGTACTAAACAAAGTGATGAGAAGATTGAGGAAACCGGTCCATTGGCTCGACATAACGGGTCTCTCTCAGCTTCGTAAAGATGCTCATCCTTCAGCTTTCAGTGGGAACCATCCTGGTAATGACTGTAGCCATTGGTGTCTTCCTGGCTTGCCTGATACTTGGAACGTGCTCTTTTACTCTACTCTTTTCTCTTCCTAa